The Macaca fascicularis isolate 582-1 chromosome 5, T2T-MFA8v1.1 genome segment ttaggctgggcatgggtACCTTGTGCTTGCTCACTTCTGTGGCTGACAGGTCACCATTTCCTTCTGGGTTGTCTGCAGTCAGCTGGTTCTCTTCATGTCTGTCGATGCTGGCAGAAATTGGCACACATTCTGCTGTGCTGGTGGAGATGATGGCAGCATCGCTCAAGTCTTCCACTCTTGTGATGGTCAGCCGATCTTCATCCTGGAGGACAGCACCAATCATGACTGCTTCACACCCTTCAGAGGTGCTTGTGGAAATCATGGCAGTGTCACCCATCTCCTCTGCTGGTGTGACTGAGGCGTGGCCTTCCTCCTGAGGGACAGCACTGGACACTGGGCCCTCACAGTCTTCCACCGAGCTCGTGGAGATGATGGCACTCCCGTCTTTTTCTTCCATGACTGTACCAGCTCGCTCATTTTCACTTTCAACAACTACACCGGAAACAGAAGCCTCACATTCTTCTGCTATGCTAGTGGAAATGAGAGCACATTCATCCTTCTCCTCCTTGCtggttgaggcaagaggacttTCAGCTTCTGGGGATGCACTGGGCATAGGCCCCTCAAAGTCAGCGGTGCTTATCAAGACTGGTCCTGTAGCCCTTTCTTCCACTGCTGCAGCAACTGGCTGGAGACTTTCAGCACACTTGATGGTTGTTGCACTGGAGATAGGCACTTCAAATTCTTCCCCTATGCTTGTGGAAATCATGGCACACTcatctttctcttcatttctacTGACAGTGAGTTGGCTGTTATCTCCTGAGACTGCACTGGGCATGGGGGCTTCAAATTCTTCTGTGTTTACTCTGGTACCTTCCATGTTTTCTTCAGTTCTCAGAGCATTTGAGTGACCTCCTTCCACATCTGTAATTGCGCTTACCTGAGGGGTGTAATCATTTGTGGTACTGGTGGAAATCATCAAGCCTTTGCGTTGATCTTTACCCCCAGCTAAGCTATTCTGGTTGGTAATATCATCACTGGCTGTAGTTGCCATGAGGCCATCACACTCTTCATTTTCTACAGAGGTGATGATGTCCTCATCTTCTTTTTCACTTGGTGATGTGTGGGCAACTTCACATTCTGGGACTTCACCAGATATAAGAATATCGTAACTACCCCCCACAAGGCCAGTGGAAATAGTGGTATCTTCAACTTTTTCGAGCTGACTGTCACTTTGATCAGATGCAGCACTAGTCATAGGACCCTCACAACCTCCTGGAACTGGTGTCACTTCATCCTTTCCTGAGACTGCACTGGTCACACTGCTTTCTACAATCCCTTTTGCACTGGAGCAGATATCTGtgtctttactttctttctctgtgccaCTCATGCTGtcaacattattttcatttgcattcatgatggcagctccagcctcagcttccacaTGCTCTAGCACAGTACCAATCTGACTGTCCCCTTCTGCACTTTCACAAATCAATACCCCTTCACTTTCTTCTCCTAACCCTGTACAAGTTGAAGCATGCCCAATTTCATTTCCTCTTCCAGTACTAGTCACAACACCCTCCCCTTCCTCGTCTTCCTCTTTTGCGCCTGTGCTAGTCACAATGCCTTCATCATCACAAGGACCAGCAGCAACTAATGGTACATTAGTGCCTTCTTTGGCTACTGTGCTGTCCATCGCACTCTCTCCATTTTCTTCCGATTCAGAACTTATAGCAAAACCTTCACTGCTATCTTCTGAACCTGTGCAACTTGCTGGCCCCTCTCCATCTTCTGTTATTCCCGTGCTGGTGACTGCACTCTCACCTTCTGTACCATCATTCACAGAACCATCTCCTTCTTGACTGGCACTTGTTCCTGGTGGTGCATCATTATCTCCCAGGGCAACACCTGCACCCGTAACCATGCGTTCCTCCCGGGGCCCTGCTCTGGTTACTGAGCAGATCACAAAGTTATCACTTCTGCCTTCTGCTCCTGTACATGTCACAGTgccctctgtttcttttttgggTCCCATTCTCATATTTCCCTGGGAGCCATCCACCTCTTCACTGCTTATAGATCCTGCTCTTATTTCTGTCCCAGCACTTGTAACTGCTCCATCACTTTCAACTTCACTAATAAAAGTAATAGTTCCTTCAACTATTTCTGAGTCTCTACTTGAAGAACCATCACAtttctcttcagagcctgcactGGTTACAGCATCATCCTTTTCCTCTGTCACAACGCTATTTACATTGGCTTCGATTTTAACTGCATGTACAGCCAGCAGGTCTGCTGCTCTGTCCTCAGATTCAGCCACAGCACATTCCCCACTTTCCCCTTCCTTAGTGCTTGTGAGGAAGGTTTCACTTTCAGCAAATCCTTCTGTGACAACAGCCCCGCCTTCTTCAGCTGCAGCAAAAACAGTGCATTCACTGGCTTCTGCACCAACATGAAGAGGATTATTTCTGGAATGTGTTCCTATAATGAGGCCTTCATCTGCCTCAATGCTGGTGCAGGGTAAAGCCACCTCACTCTCTCTTGTTTCTGAAGAAGTAGTTGTGGCAGGCCCAGCCTTCACTGGACTTAAGGTGACATCTTTGTCCTTCCCTTCAGTACTAGTGGCAACAGAAGTCTTTTCTGCTCTCCCAGGCCCAGTTGCCACATCCTCAGTTTGTCCATTCCTTTGGTGCAAAACAGAGGGTGCAGAGCCACTTCCAGCACTGGTGTCTACCTCACtgttttcattccttctttcaaCATCAATTGATATGTCTTTCACTTTACCTGGGCCTCTTTTATGCTTAAGTTTGACAGGTTCAGCATATTTTTCTGTACTCATGCCTACAACATGATCAACAGCAAGGCCATCCTTCTTGCCATTCTCTACTGTTGCTTTAACTGTCTGCTTTAAATTGGGCTCTGCATTTAAGTCACTTTCTTTCTTGGCCATGTCCACTAAACCACCTTCTTTGGTAACATTCTCATTTTCCACAATCATGCCCGTTAACTTGCTTGCAAGAGGCATGATTACCTTTCCTTGTTTACCATCCAATAAAGTAGCCTGGTGACCTTCCGGAATGTGTCTTTTGCTAGCGATGCTTGCTTTTGCTGGTGTATCTACTGTGAAACCTTCACCACCTTCTTTGCTGTCACTTGTCTTAAGGACTTCTGATTCCCTAACAGTCAGACTTTGATTAGAGAGAGCAGAGTGATCTACAGGGGAGCTGCTGGCTGTGCCACCTTCTAAAACGGTTCTTTTGTCAAACACAGGAACTACATCTGGATCATAAGATTCCCTCAGAGGCACAACAGTCACTAAACTTAAGGATGGAGAGGAGTCTAAATTTGTGGAATGTTCAAGAGCAGCATCTCCTTGAGCAACATGTTCTTCAGCAGCTGTGTTTTTCAAATTCTTCTGTACCCTATCATTTTCTGATGGGGCACTCAGTAACATTCTATGAACAGTTTCAGAATCTATATTCACTTCATTAGTTCCTCTATGAATGGGTTCTTTCTCCCCAGGGTTGAGCTTGGACACAGCACTTTGGATATGCATTTTCTTGGTCAGGGTGCTTCTATGGTCGGTATGCTTTTCAGAATTACTATTAACTCCTGTTCCACGGCCTGGCTTATAAGCTGGAGCTGTTGTTTTTGAATCTGCTGTGCAAGTTCTCAATTCGTCCTTTAGAACTGTGGCAGAAgtttttggtttcatattttcAGAGTCAATGTCTTGCTGAGAATTACTATTGCGGCTGTCTTGGGTTTTAGATACTTCAAACACATTTTCAACACCTGGCTCAAAATCAATTTCCATTGGCTCTTGTTCAGGGATCAATGTCGTATCACCACTCTTTTTTGGTCTCTGAAGGGAAGAACCGCTGGGAGCGCTCAAAGTGTTTGCTGCTAGCTTTTCTTCTCCTTTAGTCATTTCTTGTGACAAGCTTCCTCTCCGATTTTCACACAATCTTCTACTTAATTTCTTTTCCATGAGTGAACTATTACCTCTGGCCTTCTCATGATTACTGTCACTTTCTTTACCATCCTTGTCATctgccttattttcttccttcttttttatgtctttacTACTATGTTTCAAGCTCCTGCTTTTGTGGCCATCTGACAACTTTCTCTCAAGCCTAGTGGAAGTGGAGTCTTTATCACTCTTATATTTCTCCTTTGCTAATGGTAACTTGGTTCTATGACTAGAATCCTTCTGTGTACTATGTGCTGAAGAAGAAGCAGCCTCTAATACAGGTTCAACACCAGTTTCTTCAAAAGGTTTGTCTTCAACTTTAGACTTTCGCTGTTTTTCTGAGtcattttcttctgtgttcttctccttgtctggttttggagTGGTTGCCTGTTTTGTGACACCTTCTTGTAATTCTGTTTCTCCAACTTTTAACTGTTTGCCTTGACTTTTTGATTTAGACTTCAACACAAGTTTCTCTTCTAACAAGCTCTTTGTTCGTCGTTTCTCCTTGTGAACAAACTCTTCTGGTTTCAAATTACTATCCATGTTAGTGGAGTCCATATCACATTTATCTTCCGAATAACTTTCACTTCTTCTCTGTAATGTGATACCATGTTGCTTGGAACCCAGAGAATCtttctgaattttagaatcaCTTGACCTTCTTGATTTGTGCTCTGCCTTAGTTTTTTCGGCTGACAAGCgtctctcttttttgttgttttctttacgAACATTCTCATctgtttttataatatattcagaAACTGGCTTTCCATCTTTGCCTAATACTGATAATTTCCTTTCATTCCTATGTTTACTTTTTCGTTCGGCTTTATCATCTGAAGAAAGTTTTGTTTGTTGACTTTGCTTTTGAATATTTTCCTCTACCTTTAAACCTTTCTCAGAAGAGTGAAGCTCAGTCTCATCACCTGTTTTATGCATACAATCACCTTTATATTTATGTTTCACAGGCAATTTGTCTTCCGATGGAGTTTTCTCTCTTTCAGGCTTCTCCTTGGAGGATTTCACCTCTTTCTTAAGTAGGCTTTTCAAATGTGGTGTTTCAGAATCATCTTTCTTtagatgtttttcatttttaagtatgtttttctgtttctggggCTCTTCGGTGCAAATTTCTGCACGTTCTACTTGCCTTTTTGCATCTCTTGTGTCAGTCTCTTCCTGTGCCCCCTCCATGATAATAGGGGTAGATGTCCGTCTTTTATGTTCTCTTTCTACTTtggattcatttttgttttcatcaacTACATGCAAAGACTCTGAAAGTCTCCGGGCAGGTTTACTTGGTTCACTTTTTGCATGAACATGCTTCAGCTCTTTTGAAgaagacattttttccttttcacaatgctgaaagaaaacaaagattaaaatatgagaaatacCAAAATCAATTTTTAGATTCAAATGTAACATTTGGGTGCACTTAATATGTTGAGTGCTGTCACATATGTAACATCTCACTTAATTCTTGCAAGCAGCCTGTGTAGGTGTCAAAAACtcacctgattttaaaaaatagatattattaacttgattttaaaaagctaaattcctcaaagaactaacaGGAGTTTACAACAACCACACTTCACAATAAAAAAACTAATTCTAAACAATATGAACACAATTTTATGAGATTATTTCTCATAGAGATTTATcacaaaataaagttaaatacttaaaaatatgccATTAAACCATCAGGAAATTGAAGCTCATCATAATTCTATAACTTTACACTCAGGCCTCAAGTAGGTGTGTTAGAAATGAGTTTAGATTATTTCATTCCATGTCTAGTACTCCTTCCAGCATACCACAGGCACTGATTTGTCTATGAATTCTTCAATTCTGAATCACTAGAGCTCACTAATGCTCAGCACTCAATAATAAATACAAGCTAAATAAATGACAGTCCAATGTTCTTTACAGTCAAAAACATAATACATGAAGgcaatttaaaattgaaatacaCTGAAATATAGATTTCCTACATTTTGATTTAGAAACCTGAAATATGTATGGAAACCTCATGAATTTAGGCTACCTGTACAACATTCTATACACGAAGCTTCAAATGTATGCAATAACTCATAGTAAccatatcatatataatatatgcatatgtttatgtattcaaaaaagatactgaGACAAGAGCATCTAAACCTTCCTCCTGGCCCTGTGGTTTGGCCCTAAGTAGGTGATTAATATTAATGAGGGGATGTTGACTAAATCTACTTCAATAAAGACCCACCGACTACTCGCTATAATTATTCTTATGCAAATAATGGGCCAAAGTTCTTAGACAGACCTTTGTGCCTCTAGGTCAGTTTAACACTGCATCTCCTTAAATGTCAACACAAAGATTAATATACTTCTACTAATAACAGGGTCCAGGTCATAACAAGACCTTATTAAATagcttaaaattaaattactcaaagaactAACAGGAGTTTGTGCAACCTAACTTCACAATAAAAAACTAATTCTAAACAATGTGAATACAATCTTATGagataattttttatagagaattATCACAAagttaaatctttaaaaatatgtcattaaaCCATCactatatatttctaaatatgccTTTAATTTCTGagtaaataaatttatgtttgcTGATGATAAACAAATAATCACTAAACTATTGCTTTTTCCCTCTGGAAATAATAAGATATTTTAGCTACAGAACTATAGATAATGTGGCtttgtaaataataattttaaacgAGTGCAAGCAAAAGTTCGTCCCACGAAAATAATCCTGAAAGGGGGAAGAAAACATTGTACATTGCTTTTACTGTTCAAAATGATCAAATCTTGGAAACAACCTAAGCGCTAAAATATAAGGTCATACTCAAATAAATTATGGTATCTACATTAAATGTAACACTACACAATCATTAAATAATTAGGAAGCCCAGAAGGTGACATGAAATgagtaaaatgttaaaaacagttTGCCAGATTACTTGTACTCTAAAAAATTATGTGGACCTGTGGATAAGGAATGAAAGGGAATAAAAAGGATAATTTGTTATAGTGGGGggattttagattttaattttagcctccctttttcttttttttggtcattaCTGGCATTTTTGTTATTGCAATTataagaaatgggaaaagagaagaaaagtagcTATTACCTagataaaagacaaatatataaatCAACTCAACAAAATGGGCAATTTGGGACATAACAAAATGGGGTTTCAAAAATGCTGAATGTAAGTGACTTTTTATTTAACTTGAAAAAAGTCAAATGACATGCTAAGTTTTATTCCAAAGGAATAAACAGCCTATATCTAACAAAACAGCATTTGAAATGAGGTTTTATTAAGACATACCTCACTTGTTTTAAAGGTTTCTTTGGAATCTTCTTCAGATTGCTGTTTCTTTTTGGAGTTCTCTTCAACATTCCTAAGGGTGAAAGTCAAATATAAAGCATGGATCAAATGTGAAAATTTTTCAGGAAggttgaaaacaataaaaagctttcctttactataatttttatttatcttattttattatgattattttttgaggtggagtcttgctcttgttgcccaggctggagtgcaatcgcgcaatcttggctcgctgcaatctccgctcctgagttcaagtaattctcctgcctcagccttccaagtagctgggattacaggcatgcaccacaatgcctggctaattttgtatttttagtacagacagagtttcaccatgttggtcaggctggtctcaaactcctgacctcatgtgatccacccgcccctgcctcccaaagtgctgggattaaaggcatgagccacagcgcccagccgtTTACTATAATTTATACACTTAATCGATAAATGGAGACTTGTTACATTTCAATTTAAATCCTATCAATTATTGGTCAACAAAGGAGAGCACAATCCCAAATATGGCATGAACTGTTCTTGGTGCTAAAGGAAAGTACAGCCGAAACAAAAATTCCTAATTTGTTGCTTAAAGATGAATGTTTTATGGGCTATAATTACACTTCAAAATTACTATCTTTTGAGTAAAGAGGGAAGTCTTATTTATTCAGCTCAATTAAGGATGAGATGCAATAACAGTAAGAAATTTGAGAGCTTACTACTCTTCCAAGTTCTGCAAATTATCAAATCAGTTATCTTGAAGTCTGTGATAAATTTACATAAATGCAACTTGATGGAATAAACAAATTGCAGCCCATGGCTCACAAGACTTCATAGCTACCCTCAAGAGTCTCTTTAGCTTTCTAATTCTTAAAAAGTTAACCATGATAATGCAGTTAACAAGGAATCTGGCTCAGATTCTGGGTTGGGGGAAAATCAGGGAATACTGGTAAAACTAAAAGCGTGGAAAGActggaaataataattataaacaagTGGTTACTGAACGCCAACAAGAGGAATACTTCTAGATAACTTCTAGAGGATCCATAAACTCTGAAACTCTAGGGATAATTGTTAGCTTATGCACGTACATTTTTCAGGGGAGAGGGTCTAAAGCTCTCATCAAATTATCAAAAAGATCTGAGACACccaaaaaaattaagatacaCTACTTAGAAATGTTATAGATATTAACATTTTGATACTAAATACGAAACCCTAAGGTCCTTCATAAATATGCAGTAACATACACATCCTAAGTACAACTCTTTAGTGTCACTTCAACGCCTTTCTTCTGAAAGCACCCAGGGGAGTGTTACAAGGGAAACATGACCAGATGAAATATGTACcttgaatctttttttctctttttgcttaaggctacttttttttctaaaactttccGTTCTTTAAGGACTTCTTTAATTCTGGGGGCTTTAGGTTCCAAACTCTTTGTTGATGATTCCTCTAAGTCCACACTACTCCTGCCTAGAAAAGAAGcaatcaataaaatgtatttcagaaaaGTTTTATAAACAGtgtaatattaatttttcattaagaTTTTTCTAATCATTGTTAAAGCCAAAATGGCTTTAATATTCTTAAGCTGTGCTGGAACAGACATAATATTTTAGATGAAGAAGTCTTATCTTTCCTATTTCAAATGATcacataaatgtgtgtatgtgtgaattcatatatTACATAGGATTAGTGCGCAGAGGGAATACAATTTTGTTCAATGCAATATTACAGGTAAATGTTTGACATTTTAGTTATCATAAGCATAGATTAATTTCATTAATCACCAGCAAGGGTTGATAACTCATTGTTAACAATCTGCTTTCCAGTGATAATCAAatcattacagaaaaataaactgctAACAAATGAGTTGCATAAGCTGGTATctgataaaatgtttaattaagatttagcaatataataaaaaagaaaaatgaataaacacatgaGATTAAAACGCAAGGAAATCTTCCACATTTGAGAATAGATCCTTTTATTTTATATCCATGTCTCATAAGTAACATAAGAGTAcctggaaaataatgaaatatataagatagtttaaaatattaaaagttaacATGTATACCTTGACTCTTGGTTTTTGAAGACTTtgtcttttctgctttctgttttcgTTTTTCTTCAAGTTTCTCTCTATTAATTTGCCTTCTTAAAagcctctcttctttttctttggcctaaaaccacaaaatatcCTAACAGATTATTAGGCAAAGGCAGAAACACActgaaaaactgtattttttaaaaattttagtttacCCTTCAGATGTTCTTACAAATTAATGGACTCTGAAAAAATGCACATacactacatatatataaacacatttatctgtatgtgtatacatacatatgtatgtgtatgtttcaATCTGGAagttaccagaaaaaaataaacagttatgAAAATTTGCCATTACTCTTTCAGAATGCCATTAGTTTAAAGAATGGGAAAGGTATTATTTTGGGAAAAAGTGATTAAATAAGCTGGTTGTTTCAATTAAAAAGACAGCTGTGAAAATATCTATGAACATTAAGTATATATAGGTAGGTGTTTATAACTTTCCAACTATTCTTATAGAAAAcagttgaaataaaaattcaagtgaTAGGCTAGTTCAACAACATATATGACTTGATGGTTATACGCTTGGGACCCAAGGGACTTGGGATTTGCAGCTGTTGTCTTTTACAGCAGAAAGAATTCACAATCATTGTGCTACTCCCACTACTCTTTTCTGGCCCGGAGTGCCAAAAATCCTAAGCAGGTGCATAACTTCTAACCAAGTAACCTTTTCAAGAGATAagcctgaagggaaagctgatcACCACTAGCATTTTGGGGCAGTTTCTTCAAATCATTTTCCTATGTAACAATATTTCCTGATTCTGaacttttcatattttacaaCTTTTCATACTTTAATGTTTCTAAAATTGTAAGCTATCTTAAAactaacatacatatataacaataaggtagtaattttctttaaaaagcagttaTTAATTCAGTGGtacattttataattagaaatattttcgAATCCAAGAAATAGGTCAATAGCATTTCCATCTCAATAGTATGTTAATAGCTGCATACCATATCCTTGCAGGATTGGATCTACACTTGGTTTAAACATTTCCATACTGTGAAGCATTTAGGTTGTTGCCAGTTTCACTACTATAGGTTGAGCAACCATCATCTGAAAATGTGAACTCTTTAGCACTGACATGCTCTCACAAGttgaaaattccacacctgacttcATGTGACAGGTGGCAGTCAAACTgtagtcaaaactttgtttcatgcaccaAATTATGAAAAACATTGTATAGAATAATTGGCAGGCTATGTGCATAGGTATATAAGACACacaaatgaattttatgtttagacttgggttccATCCCTAAGAtttctcattatgtatatgcaaatattccaaattgtgaaaaattccaaaatttgCAACACCTCTGGTCCCACCCATTTCGGATAAGGGATATTCGCTTGTATTAGTAATGATGACACAAACATCTCTGTCACATGTTTACATCTACTCTACCTAGTTAAATGACAAGGTTCCTACAGGCAAATCCTGTATGTCTCTGCTTCATATGCACACCAGTACCTTGCAGATAAGACTATTTACGTTTGTTAACCTGATGTAGTAGGTTAAAATAACAGAACAAAGTGGACTTACAATGGACTGTCGTCGTTGTTCTACAGTAAGCTCATCATCAGAATCACTATAGTACTTTGAGTAAAGATACGGTTTGTGGACATACGCATGCCgtacactttttgtttttccttcactaGAATCACTagtttgagtttttgttttattctgtttgttcTTCTCTTCATCTGTAAGAAAGTTAATAGAAAGAGGAGTATGTCTGTGAATTAGCATAAAATCAACATTATGCTGTACAAGAAGCAAAAGCAAGATCAATTGGAGG includes the following:
- the BOD1L1 gene encoding biorientation of chromosomes in cell division protein 1-like 1 isoform X3, with the protein product MATNPQPQPPPPAPPPPPPQPQPPPPPPGPGAGPGAGGAGGAGAGAGDPQLVAMIVNHLKSQGLFDQFRRDCLADVDTKPAYQNLRQRVDNFVANHLATHTWSPHLNKNQLRNNIRQQVLKSGMLESGIDRIISQVVDPKINHTFRPQVEKAVHEFLATLNHKEEASGNTAPDDEKPDSSLITQGVPAPGPSANVANDAMSILETITSLNQEASAARASTETSNAKTSERASKKLPSQPTTDTGTDKERTSEDMADKEKSTADSGGEGLETAPKSEEFSDLPCPVEEIKNYTKEHNNLILLNKDVQQESSEQKNKSTDKGEKKPDSNEKGERKKEKKEKTEKKFDHSKKSEDTQKVKDEKQAKEKEVESLKLPSDKNSNKAKTVEGTKEDLSLIDSDVDGLTDITVSSVHTSDLSSFEEDTEEEVVMSDSMEEGEITSDDEEKNKQNKTKTQTSDSSEGKTKSVRHAYVHKPYLYSKYYSDSDDELTVEQRRQSIAKEKEERLLRRQINREKLEEKRKQKAEKTKSSKTKSQGRSSVDLEESSTKSLEPKAPRIKEVLKERKVLEKKVALSKKRKKDSRNVEENSKKKQQSEEDSKETFKTSEHCEKEKMSSSKELKHVHAKSEPSKPARRLSESLHVVDENKNESKVEREHKRRTSTPIIMEGAQEETDTRDAKRQVERAEICTEEPQKQKNILKNEKHLKKDDSETPHLKSLLKKEVKSSKEKPEREKTPSEDKLPVKHKYKGDCMHKTGDETELHSSEKGLKVEENIQKQSQQTKLSSDDKAERKSKHRNERKLSVLGKDGKPVSEYIIKTDENVRKENNKKERRLSAEKTKAEHKSRRSSDSKIQKDSLGSKQHGITLQRRSESYSEDKCDMDSTNMDSNLKPEEFVHKEKRRTKSLLEEKLVLKSKSKSQGKQLKVGETELQEGVTKQATTPKPDKEKNTEENDSEKQRKSKVEDKPFEETGVEPVLEAASSSAHSTQKDSSHRTKLPLAKEKYKSDKDSTSTRLERKLSDGHKSRSLKHSSKDIKKKEENKADDKDGKESDSNHEKARGNSSLMEKKLSRRLCENRRGSLSQEMTKGEEKLAANTLSAPSGSSLQRPKKSGDTTLIPEQEPMEIDFEPGVENVFEVSKTQDSRNSNSQQDIDSENMKPKTSATVLKDELRTCTADSKTTAPAYKPGRGTGVNSNSEKHTDHRSTLTKKMHIQSAVSKLNPGEKEPIHRGTNEVNIDSETVHRMLLSAPSENDRVQKNLKNTAAEEHVAQGDAALEHSTNLDSSPSLSLVTVVPLRESYDPDVVPVFDKRTVLEGGTASSSPVDHSALSNQSLTVRESEVLKTSDSKEGGEGFTVDTPAKASIASKRHIPEGHQATLLDGKQGKVIMPLASKLTGMIVENENVTKEGGLVDMAKKESDLNAEPNLKQTVKATVENGKKDGLAVDHVVGMSTEKYAEPVKLKHKRGPGKVKDISIDVERRNENSEVDTSAGSGSAPSVLHQRNGQTEDVATGPGRAEKTSVATSTEGKDKDVTLSPVKAGPATTTSSETRESEVALPCTSIEADEGLIIGTHSRNNPLHVGAEASECTVFAAAEEGGAVVTEGFAESETFLTSTKEGESGECAVAESEDRAADLLAVHAVKIEANVNSVVTEEKDDAVTSAGSEEKCDGSSSRDSEIVEGTITFISEVESDGAVTSAGTEIRAGSISSEEVDGSQGNMRMGPKKETEGTVTCTGAEGRSDNFVICSVTRAGPREERMVTGAGVALGDNDAPPGTSASQEGDGSVNDGTEGESAVTSTGITEDGEGPASCTGSEDSSEGFAISSESEENGESAMDSTVAKEGTNVPLVAAGPCDDEGIVTSTGAKEEDEEGEGVVTSTGRGNEIGHASTCTGLGEESEGVLICESAEGDSQIGTVLEHVEAEAGAAIMNANENNVDSMSGTEKESKDTDICSSAKGIVESSVTSAVSGKDEVTPVPGGCEGPMTSAASDQSDSQLEKVEDTTISTGLVGGSYDILISGEVPECEVAHTSPSEKEDEDIITSVENEECDGLMATTASDDITNQNSLAGGKDQRKGLMISTSTTNDYTPQVSAITDVEGGHSNALRTEENMEGTRVNTEEFEAPMPSAVSGDNSQLTVSRNEEKDECAMISTSIGEEFEVPISSATTIKCAESLQPVAAAVEERATGPVLISTADFEGPMPSASPEAESPLASTSKEEKDECALISTSIAEECEASVSGVVVESENERAGTVMEEKDGSAIISTSSVEDCEGPVSSAVPQEEGHASVTPAEEMGDTAMISTSTSEGCEAVMIGAVLQDEDRLTITRVEDLSDAAIISTSTAECVPISASIDRHEENQLTADNPEGNGDLSATEVSKHKVPMPSLIAENNCRCPGPVREGKEPGPVLTVSTEEGHNLPSVHKPSAGQGHPSAVCAEKEEKYGKECPEVGPFVGRGEQESTLHLINAEEKNVLLNSLQKEDKSPETGTAGGSSTASYSAGRGLEGNANSPAHLRGPEQTSGQTVKDPSVSVHYLAAVNTGAIKADDMPPVQGTAAEHSFLPPEQQGPEDSLKTGTTKCITGQESKIAPSHTMILPATYSVALLAPKCEQDLTVRSDYSGKWTDQASAEKTGDGNSTRKSFPEEGDVMVTVSSEENVCDIGNEESPLNVLGGLELKANLKMEAYVPSEEEKNREILAPPESLCGGKPSGIAELQKEPLLVNESLNVENSDFRTNEEIHSKSYNKGEISSDRKDNAEAISSHSVEADPKEVEEEERHMPKRKRKKHYLSSEDELDDNPDVLDSRIETAQRQCSATEPHDTKEENSRDLEELSKTSSETNSTASRVMEEKDEYSSSETTGEKPEQNDDDTIKSQEEDQPIIIKRKRGRPRKYPVETTLKMKDDSKTDTGIATVEQSPPSSKLKVMPTDESNKETANLQERSISNDDGEEKTVASVRRRGRKPKRSLTVSDDAESSEPERKRQKSVSEPAEDKKEQESDEEEEEEEEDEPSGATTRSTTRSEAQRSKTQLSPSIKRKREVSPPGARTRGQQRVEEAPVKKAKR